The Flavobacterium jumunjinense genome includes a region encoding these proteins:
- a CDS encoding TlpA disulfide reductase family protein: MKKILVLLAATFAFISCEKALENQYTINGSVTGVVEKGTKIFIELRSEGEPITKDTAVIKDGKFEFKGQAGEVKDLDIAFLKIGDDNQMLPFVLEEGKINVVFDKDSLNKSTIGGTPNNDKFQEFNQKSFAVNKKMQKFQVDNMIKMQTAQQSKDTATVMKIQEDFKALQDEISKTVPLEFLKNNPDSFISILLTENLLLNQIMTPEEAKVQLEKSKGKYNETKSGKNILKIANAATSVEVGKVAPDFSAPSPEGKTISLKESMGKVTIIDFWASWCGPCRVENPNVVALYNEFHEKGLNIIGVSLDKDAAKWKEAIAKDGLIWNHVSNLKFWQDPIAEQYNVKSIPATFILDEKGNIVARDLRGDDLKAKVKELLGE; encoded by the coding sequence ATGAAGAAAATTTTAGTATTACTAGCTGCAACTTTCGCTTTTATATCATGCGAAAAAGCTTTAGAAAACCAATACACTATTAACGGATCTGTAACAGGTGTAGTAGAGAAAGGAACGAAAATTTTTATTGAGTTACGCTCAGAAGGAGAACCTATTACTAAAGACACTGCTGTTATTAAAGACGGAAAGTTTGAGTTTAAAGGTCAAGCTGGAGAAGTTAAAGATTTAGATATTGCATTTCTTAAAATTGGAGATGACAACCAAATGCTACCTTTTGTACTTGAAGAAGGAAAAATAAATGTTGTTTTTGATAAAGATAGTTTAAACAAATCTACAATTGGAGGAACTCCTAATAATGATAAATTTCAAGAGTTTAATCAAAAGTCTTTTGCTGTAAACAAAAAAATGCAAAAGTTTCAAGTTGATAACATGATTAAAATGCAAACAGCTCAGCAATCGAAAGATACTGCTACTGTAATGAAAATTCAAGAAGATTTCAAAGCATTGCAAGACGAAATATCTAAAACGGTGCCATTAGAATTTTTAAAAAATAATCCAGATTCTTTCATTAGTATTTTATTAACAGAAAACCTTTTGTTAAATCAAATTATGACTCCTGAAGAAGCTAAAGTTCAATTAGAAAAATCTAAAGGAAAATATAACGAAACTAAAAGTGGTAAAAACATTTTAAAAATTGCTAATGCCGCTACTAGTGTTGAAGTTGGAAAAGTTGCTCCTGATTTTTCTGCACCATCACCAGAAGGAAAAACAATTAGTTTAAAAGAATCAATGGGTAAAGTTACTATTATTGACTTTTGGGCTTCTTGGTGTGGACCATGTAGAGTAGAAAATCCAAATGTTGTTGCTTTATACAATGAATTTCATGAAAAAGGCTTAAATATTATTGGTGTTTCTTTAGACAAAGATGCTGCAAAATGGAAAGAAGCTATTGCTAAAGATGGTTTAATTTGGAACCATGTTTCTAACTTGAAATTTTGGCAAGATCCTATCGCAGAACAATACAATGTTAAATCAATTCCTGCTACATTTATATTAGATGAAAAAGGAAACATTGTTGCTAGAGACTTAAGAGGTGACGATTTGAAAGCTAAAGTAAAAGAACTTTTAGGAGAATAA